The genomic interval ATAAGAAATCGAGATATTTACTTTTTGAAGATGCAAGAATTGGCCTTTGAGCTGAAGGAGACGAGCTTTGATTTGGCTAGAGAACCTTTGTTAAAGAGCACACTTATGAGGAATTCAGAGTAGCCATTGAAGCAAGAATTAATTCTGACATCGATGATCACAACCAAGATAGGAGCAATTGATCTTTCTTTTTTCCATTGTACATATTTGGGGTTAGGGGCACCAGTAACCAGATTGCCTGGAGGAGTGACATCAGAGAACAATATTTGATCAAGATCGTGATCAATTACCGTGGGAACAACCTGAGATTTCCAAGATAGGTAATTGTTACGATCGAGCTTGTGTGTaagggaagaagaaagagaattgGAGAATGAATTCCATGTAGGATTTAGAGCAGCATGTATAGTGGGAACCTTAGTTTGAGGATCAAAGGAGGAAGATTCCCTAGACGCAAGTCAGATGGACGATGATACCATGTAGAAGGTAAGGGCTTCAGAGAAGAAAAGGCAAGAGCCAAAACCAGTTGAACAGAAAATGAACAAGAGAAAGAATGAAGAGCATTACTCAACCAAAGTAGCTCGAGCTTTATTTAATAACACAAAGTAATTACAAGtctaaatcataacaaaaaatgaaaacagaaaataaaccACTAACTTCTATAACTACTAACTGTCACAGTTAAGTAACAGAATCAAGAATGTGTTCAACACTATTAGACAATAATGGCGCTAACCATCATGAGATATATCTTTATGGGTGATTATACAACTATAAATTTTTATCAcagttattaaattaaaatttatacgagattcgatattaaattatactaatactcacttttaattttaatcaatttGACATAACTTGAAAAGTGCTCATTACAACGTTAATTTGATAGTGTTCATTATTAATTCAGATTATGGTATGGTAACTATtcaaaaagttttaaaaatttatagaaatatattttaaatataaaggaCACTGTCGTGAAAAAgttcgaaaaaaataattaaatgaggAGTGCTAATTACAATTTCCtattaaaattttttagtcAACCTTCATGTCTGAAATTACatgccaaaatattttttttttaatttttctcataGCGGTATTCGTTATGGTTACAGTATTATCgctgtaaattttaaaaaatttcggaTAATTTACAGTATTGAAAATAGAGTTCCAAATagttcaaaaaacttcaaacatATTTTTGACACcgtaaactatttaaaaatttataagaatAATGTTGTAAGCATAACAACGAACAatgcaattaaaaaaaatatgtgtgtTTTTGAACACAAAAATTAAGTAAGAGGTTATAATAAAAGAGTGTTGGTAACACTTCTCAAATGATTAATATTCTATCTTATTTCAGATGCGATGATGGAGATATAAGTTGAAATAGAAGGTCGAGATTTACCAAATACCTACACGTGACGTGTAGAGGATACAAAAAGGGCATAGTTGTAATAAAGGAAGGAAGTCATCTTTCGAGGGTGTAGCTATATACACAAATACGTGTGGAGCAAGTCTTCACTCTCTCACTTTGGTTTTATTTCTAACTCCTCCAACAAATTAATTAAGGGTTGAAACTCTTTGTTTTCTCCGACAAGGTTTGTAATGTGTACTAGCCGAAGTGACCGTGGAGTTGGCTTATTCCTATTTTGCATCAATTCCTTGCAATTATTCTCAATATCATCAGGTACTATAATTAAACTTTTGTATTTTGAATTTGTCACGTACATAcagttagttatatatatatagatgtatTAATAATAGATCTCTCTcgttttaattttcattttgaaGATCAAATTATAATCTGcatgcaatatatataaaatatatatatgatggctacatatatatatgcacaGCTGGTTTGATCATGAGTACTCCTCCAACATTCTTGAGAATCAAAAACTCATGCAGCAACAATATTTGGCCAGTCATACAATCAAAACCAAGCTCTCCTCAACTCTCcaacaataatattaatactgGTTTCTCACTAAGGCCAGGAGAGGCAAAGACAGTGGTTATTCCACCAGGGTGGTCAGGTTTCGTATGGGGTCGAACTCTATGCACATATTCATTACAAGGCCAATTCTCGTGTGTAACTGGAGATTGCGGATCATCTACTACCATGGAATGCCCTAGCTCAAGCTCAACATCCAGTACAGTACCACTAACCACTACTTTGGCAATTTTCAACACCATGGGTATGGGCGATGGCCAATTGACTTATCTTGTGAGTGTTGCAACGGGATATAATCTTCCGATGGTTGTGGTTCCCAAGGGTGGGAAAGGAAGAGATTGTAGATCTATTGGTTGCACAACCGATCTCAACAAAAAGTGTCCCCAAGTGCTACGTGTTATGCATGAAGATGAGTGTGTGGGTTGTAACATGGTGGATTGCCAAGCTCAATTGCACGAGGACTATTGCTCAGGTTTGACTGGCTATTTGAACTTCTTTCAAGGCTTGTGCCCTTTGGCtcactcttcttcttcttccactAATAATACTTTCGCCTGCCTATCTGCCGATGTGGATCTTACTTTTTGTGCTAACGACTTACAAACCACCAGGTAATAATTCTAAATCtgcatataaatatattgtattaattC from Cannabis sativa cultivar Pink pepper isolate KNU-18-1 chromosome 4, ASM2916894v1, whole genome shotgun sequence carries:
- the LOC115713733 gene encoding PR5-like receptor kinase, which produces MGMGDGQLTYLVSVATGYNLPMVVVPKGGKGRDCRSIGCTTDLNKKCPQVLRVMHEDECVGCNMVDCQAQLHEDYCSGLTGYLNFFQGLCPLAHSSSSSTNNTFACLSADVDLTFCANDLQTTRSSTGKKEENEKSYDGKQKKNIVIILVMVGSSMGVMVFGCSCVLVIESFKFLAFDYGYGTFAYPYNT